The following coding sequences are from one Lathamus discolor isolate bLatDis1 chromosome 10, bLatDis1.hap1, whole genome shotgun sequence window:
- the PCDH1 gene encoding protocadherin-1 isoform X2, with protein MQTPLDQRARGRHRAQRCPHPTPLQRRMKPLASCLGLWLLFQLPSLVSGTRVVYKVQEEQPPNTLIGSLASDYGFPDVGHLYKLEVGAPYLRVDGKTGDIYTTETSIDRESLRECQHLLPGEPCFLEFEVSITDLILSSGPRLLEGQIEVLDINDNTPNFASPVLTLSIPENTNIGTLFPIPLAMDRDSGPNGVASYELTAGPEAQELFGLQVAEDQDEKQPQLIVMGNLDREQWDSYDLTIKVQDGGNPPRASSALLRITILDMNDNAPKFEKALYEAELSENSPVGHSVLQVKANDSDQGANAEIDYSFHQASDMVRRLLRLDRTTGLITVQGPIDREDVNILKFSVMAKDKGANPKSARTQVVVTIKDMNDNAPSIEIRGIGLVTHQDGMANISEDVPVETAVALVQVSDRDEGENAVVTCVVAGDVPFQLRQASETGSDSKKKYFLQTTTPLDYESVKEYTIEIVAVDSGNPPLSSTNSLKVQVMDVNDNAPVFSQSFTEVAFPENNEPDDLVMEVSASDADSGSNAKLVYSLVTDPSSKGSFAIDPDSGEIRVKAVLDREQRERYEFLVVAADKGSPSLKGTASVAVNVMDRNDNDPKFMLSGYNFSVMENMPPLSPVGMVTVIDADKGENARIQLSVEQDNGDFVIQNGTGTILSSISFDREQQSTYTFRLKAVDGGDPPRSAYVGVTINVLDENDNAPFITSPSNATYKHILPHTSPGQQVSKVKAEDIDSGVNAELIYSITGGNPFELFQISPHSGDITLEKEILRKHHGLHRLVVRVNDKGKPSRHGTALVHFYVNETLANRTLLDTLVGHSLDTPLDIDIAGDPEYERSKQRSNILFGVIAGIVAVTLVIVLVVLVRYCRQREAKSGYQAGKKETKDLYAPKQASKSSKSKNKVKKSKSPKPPKPTEDEEETGLQKSLKFNLMNDSVSDSPRIHLPLNYPPGSPDLGRHYRSNSPLPSIQLQPQSPSASKKHQVVQDLPATNTFVGTGDNNSTGSEQYSDYSYRTNPQKYTNKQLPHRRVTFSAASQAQDLQDPSQHSYYDSGLEESETPSSKSSSGPRIGPLALPEDHYERTTPDGSIGEMEHPENESPERSRL; from the exons CTCCCCTGCAGCGCAGGATGAAACCGCTGGCATCCTGCCTGGGCCTGTGGCTCCTCTTCCAGCTCCCTTCTCTCGTCTCTGGGACGCGTGTGGTCTACAAAGTGCAGGAGGAGCAACCCCCCAACACCCTCATAGGGAGCCTGGCCTCCGACTACGGCTTCCCAGACGTGGGGCACCTCTACAAGCTGGAAGTGGGGGCTCCGTACCTACGTGTGGATGGCAAGACTGGGGACATCTACACTACAGAGACCTCCATTGACCGGGAGAGCTTGCGTGAGtgccagcacctcctgcccggGGAGCCCTGCTTCCTGGAGTTCGAAGTGTCCATCACTGACCTGATCCTGAGCAGCGGCCCACGCCTGCTCGAGGGGCAGATAGAGGTGCTTGATATCAATGACAACACCCCCAACTTTGCCTCGCCTGTTCTCACCCTCTCCATCCCTGAAAACACCAATATTGGGACGctcttccccatccccctggCCATGGACCGGGACTCGGGCCCCAATGGTGTTGCCTCCTACGAGCTGACGGCTGGTCCGGAGGCGCAGGAGCTCTTTGGGCTGCAAGTGGCAGAGGATCAGGATGAGAAGCAGCCACAGCTGATCGTCATGGGGAACCTGGACCGGGAGCAGTGGGACTCCTATGATCTGACCATCAAGGTGCAGGATGGAGGCAACCCACCGCGGGCGAGCAGTGCCCTGCTTCGCATCACCATCCTGGACATGAACGACAACGCGCCCAAGTTCGAGAAGGCCCTGTATGAGGCAGAGCTCTCTGAAAACAGCCCTGTGGGGCACTCGGTCCTGCAG GTGAAAGCCAACGACTCAGACCAGGGTGCCAATGCTGAGATTGACTACTCCTTCCACCAAGCCTCAGACATGGTGCGGCGGCTGCTGCGCCTGGACCGCACCACAGGGCTCATCACCGTGCAGGGACCCATCGACCGCGAGGATGTCAACATCCTCAAGTTCTCCGTCATGGCCAAGGACAAGGGGGCCAACCCCAAAAGCGCCCGCACGCAGGTGGTGGTCACCATCAAGGACATGAATGACAACGCACCCTCCATAGAGATTCGGGGTATAGGGCTTGTCACCCACCAGGATGGCATGGCCAACATCTCGGAGGACGTGCCGGTAGAGACAGCAGTAGCTCTGGTACAAGTGTCCGACCGAGATGAGGGTGAAAATGCAGTGGTGACCTGCGTGGTGGCGGGTGACGTCCCATTCCAGCTGCGGCAGGCTAGTGAAACAGGGAGCGACAGCaagaagaaatactttctaCAGACCACCACACCGCTGGACTATGAGTCGGTGAAGGAGTACACCATTGAGATTGTGGCGGTGGACTCGGGGAACCCgcccctctccagcaccaaCTCTTTGAAGGTGCAGGTGATGGATGTCAATGACAACGCACCCGTCTTCAGCCAGAGCTTCACTGAGGTGGCCTTCCCCGAGAACAATGAGCCCGATGACCTGGTGATGGAAGTGAGTGCCAGCGATGCTGACAGTGGCTCCAATGCCAAGCTGGTGTACTCCTTGGTGACAGACCCCTCCTCCAAGGGATCCTTTGCCATTGACCCTGACTCTGGGGAGATCCGGGTGAAGGCGGTGCTGGACCGAGAGCAGCGGGAGCGTTATGAGTTCTTGGTGGTGGCAGCAGACaagggcagccccagcctcaaGGGCACAGCATCTGTGGCCGTCAACGTCATGGACAGGAATGACAACGACCCCAAGTTCATGCTGAGCGGCTACAACTTCTCAGTGATGGAGAACATGCCACCCCTCAGCCCTGTGGGCATGGTGACGGTGATCGATGCtgacaaaggagaaaatgcCCGCATCCAGCTGTCAGTGGAGCAAGACAACGGGGATTTTGTCATCCAGAATGGCACTGGCACCATTCTCTCCAGCATCTCTTTTGACCGGGAACAGCAGAGCACATACACTTTCCGACTCAAGGCAGTAGATGGTGGAGATCCTCCCAGGTCTGCCTATGTGGGGGTGACTATCAATGTCTTGGATGAGAATGATAATGCCCCCTTCATCACTTCACCCTCCAATGCCACCTACAAACACATCCTGCCCCACACCAGCCCTGGCCAACAGGTGAGCAAGGTGAAGGCGGAGGACATTGACTCTGGTGTCAATGCAGAGCTGATCTACAGCATCACAGGAGGCAACCCCTTCGAGCTCTTCCAGATCTCCCCGCACAGTGGGGACATCACCCTGGAGAAGGAGATCCTACGCAAGCACCATGGCCTGCATCGCCTGGTGGTGCGTGTCAACGACAAGGGCAAGCCCTCGCGGCATGGCACGGCGCTGGTGCACTTCTATGTCAATGAGACGCTGGCCAACCGCACGCTGCTGGACACGCTGGTGGGGCACAGCCTGGACACCCCCCTCGACATTGACATTGCTGGAGACCCCGAATATGAGCGCAGCAAGCAGCGAAGCAACATCCTCTTCGGAGTCATCGCCGGCATCGTGGCTGTCACCCTGGTCATTGTGCTGGTCGTCCTGGTGCGCTACTGCCGGCAGCGGGAGGCCAAGAGCGGCTACCAGGCAGGCAAGAAGGAGACCAAGGACCTGTATGCACCCAAGCAGGCCAGCAAGAGCAGTAAGAGCAAGAACAAGGTGAAGAAGAGCAAGTCTCCAAAGCCACCCAAGCCCacagaggatgaggaggagacgGGGCTGCAGAAATCACTCAAGTTCAACCTCATGAATGACTCTGTCAGCGACAGCCCCCGAATCCACCTGCCCCTCAACTACCCTCCGGGCAGCCCGGACCTGGGTCGCCACTACCGCTCCAACTCTCCGCTGCCCTCCATCCAGCTGCAGCCTCAGTCGCCCTCTGCCTCCAAGAAGCACCAAGTGGTGCAGGACCTGCCGGCCACCAACACCTTTGTTGGCACTGGGGACAACAACTCGACGGGCTCCGAGCAGTACTCGGACTACAGCTACCGCACCAACCCCCAGAAATACACCAACAAGCAG TTACCTCATCGCCGAGTGACGTtctctgcagccagccaggCTCAGGACCTGCAGGatccctcccagcacagctaCTACGACAGTGGGCTGGAGGAGTCAGAGACCCCGAGCAGCAAATCATCGTCAGGGCCCCGCATTGGGCCGCTGGCCCTGCCTGAGGACCACTATGAACGCACCACGCCCGATGGCAGCATCGGGGAGATGGAGCACCCCGAGAACG